A DNA window from Macadamia integrifolia cultivar HAES 741 chromosome 4, SCU_Mint_v3, whole genome shotgun sequence contains the following coding sequences:
- the LOC122077473 gene encoding probable WRKY transcription factor 40, with translation MDGEHDTSLAKKVQVMEAEMERLYKENEKLSFSLEVMTSNCRFLHAYLQGKLTRETAVAPVAAAAESGSSEDSNKRARNEVAKTKISRVLTRTDPGDSSHVVKDGYQWRKYGQKTTKDNPSPRAYFRCSMFPAGCPVKKKVQRCVNDKSLLVATYEGEHNHAVIEAPNGFTDSPDCTTMASTTNSHSFLANINFSQPNTTLGLALPPVHEESTSPCHDSMDNNIIEEYVASLAKDPNFTTTLAVAVARSIVTLPHSTQM, from the exons ATGGATGGTGAACACGATACGTCTCTCGCAAAAAAG GTGCAAGTTATGGAAGCAGAGATGGAGCGTCTATACAAAGAGAATGAGAAGCTCAGCTTTTCTCTTGAAGTGATGACCAGTAACTGCAGGTTCCTACATGCCTACCTACAGGGGAAGCTGACTCGAGAAACAGCTGTTGCCCCAGTTGCTGCCGCTGCAGAGAGTGGCTCAAGTGAAGACTCCAACAAGAGAGCTAGGAATGAAGTTGCAAAAACCAAGATTTCTCGAGTCCTCACAAGAACAGATCCGGGGGACTCTAGTCAT GTAGTGAAAGATGGATACCAATGGAGGAAATATGGACAGAAGACTACAAAAGATAACCCATCACCCAGAGCTTATTTCAGGTGTTCCATGTTTCCAGCTGGTTGCCCTGTCAAGAAAAAG GTACAGAGATGTGTAAACGACAAGTCATTACTGGTTGCAACATATGAAGGAGAACATAACCATGCGGTTATTGAAGCACCGAATGGTTTCACAGATTCACCAGATTGCACAACCATGGCCTCAACTACCAATTCCCACAGTTTTTTAGCTAATATTAATTTTTCTCAACCAAATACAACCCTTGGTTTAGCTCTTCCTCCGGTTCATGAAGAGAGCACAAGTCCTTGCCATGATTCCATGGATAACAACATAATTGAAGAATATGTAGCTTCCTTAGCCAAAGATCCCAACTTTACTACAACTTTAGCAGTAGCAGTTGCACGGTCAATTGTGACCCTCCCTCATTCTACTCAGATGTGA